One Amorphoplanes digitatis genomic window carries:
- a CDS encoding carbohydrate ABC transporter permease, with amino-acid sequence MSRNLLLRTPQHVLTGALAIVFLFPLAWASVASVSPQAGTAQTDGWGLGNYQTLADYQAGIGQYLFNSTLVSTLTVLFTLTVSVLGGYAFAMFRFPGRNVLFLLTLAILMVPYATLLIPLYVLLNELGLQNSLIGLALVLAMFQLPFGTLMMRVSFEAVPTELREAALIDGCGSVRALRLVLLPAVKPGLITVGLFAFLAAWNDFITPLVLISDSDKVPLPLAVANLRGQVMGIVDYGATEAGVVVLALPCVLLFLALQRHYVRGFMSGALKG; translated from the coding sequence TGCTCACCGGCGCGCTGGCCATCGTCTTCCTCTTCCCGCTCGCGTGGGCGTCTGTGGCCTCGGTCAGCCCGCAGGCCGGCACCGCGCAGACCGACGGGTGGGGCCTTGGCAACTACCAGACCCTCGCCGACTACCAGGCCGGCATCGGCCAGTACCTGTTCAACTCCACGCTCGTGTCGACGCTGACCGTGCTGTTCACCCTCACGGTGTCGGTGCTCGGCGGGTACGCGTTCGCGATGTTCAGGTTCCCCGGCCGCAACGTCCTGTTCCTGCTGACCCTCGCCATCCTGATGGTCCCCTACGCCACCCTGCTCATCCCGCTCTACGTGCTGCTCAACGAGCTCGGGCTGCAGAACTCGCTGATCGGGCTGGCGCTCGTGCTAGCCATGTTCCAGCTGCCGTTCGGGACCCTGATGATGCGCGTCTCCTTCGAGGCGGTACCCACCGAGCTGCGCGAGGCCGCGCTCATCGACGGCTGCGGCTCGGTACGGGCGCTGCGGCTCGTCCTGCTCCCGGCCGTCAAGCCCGGGCTGATCACGGTGGGCCTGTTCGCGTTCCTCGCCGCCTGGAACGACTTCATCACCCCGCTGGTGCTGATCAGCGACTCCGACAAGGTTCCGCTTCCGCTCGCCGTCGCCAACCTGCGCGGGCAGGTCATGGGCATCGTCGACTACGGCGCGACGGAGGCCGGCGTGGTCGTGCTGGCGCTGCCCTGCGTGCTGCTCTTCCTCGCCCTCCAGCGGCACTACGTCCGCGGGTTCATGTCCGGCGCTCTCAAAGGGTGA
- a CDS encoding glycoside hydrolase family 127 protein, translated as MTIDEIQPIATGGWTQRGGTPTAPSRGLLRPLGLREVTLRTGFWQRRQDVNRSASLAHIEHWLERAGWLGNFDAAGDGRLPGARRGREFADTEVYKLLEAMAWELGRAGDLELDARYRAIVRRVAAAQEPDGYLNTNFGRPGQRPRYSDLEWGHELYSFGHLIQAGVARARTFGADELVDVAVRAADHVCDVFGPDGIASVCGHPEIEPALVELYRVTGERRYLEQAELFIDRRGRRVLADIEFGRSYFQDDVPVRAAEVLRGHAVRATYLAAGAVDVAVETGDTELLDAVARQWRATVARRTYITGGIGSRHQDEAFGDDFVLPPDRAYSETCASVGSVMLSWRLLLAQGDARYADLIERILFNVVATSPSDDGTRFFYTNTLHQRVLGTEPAADTLVPRASSTMRAPWFEVSCCPTNLARTFAGLAAYVATSDDDGVQLHQYAAARVRTALPDGREIGCEIETAYPADGRITVRITEAPDTPWTLTLRVPHWATGATLDGAAVPTGQVRVRRRFSPGDTVVLDLPVRPRFTAPDPRIDSVRGCVAVERGPVVHCVESVDLPPHVPLEALLLDPSIAPEDRDGAVVVAGRLAPLPDGEWPYGTPAPEPGAEPLEVTLRPYHDWASRGPSTMRVWLPLINAG; from the coding sequence GTGACGATCGACGAAATTCAGCCCATCGCCACCGGCGGCTGGACTCAGCGTGGTGGCACACCCACCGCGCCGAGCCGTGGCCTGCTGCGCCCGCTCGGCCTGCGGGAGGTCACCCTGCGCACCGGCTTCTGGCAGCGCCGGCAGGACGTCAACCGCTCCGCCTCGCTGGCGCACATCGAGCACTGGCTGGAACGCGCCGGCTGGCTCGGCAACTTCGACGCCGCCGGCGACGGCCGCCTGCCCGGCGCCCGGCGCGGCCGCGAGTTCGCCGACACCGAGGTCTACAAGCTGCTGGAGGCGATGGCCTGGGAGCTCGGCCGCGCCGGCGACCTCGAGCTCGACGCCCGCTACCGGGCGATCGTGCGCCGGGTCGCCGCCGCGCAGGAGCCCGACGGCTACCTGAACACCAACTTCGGCCGGCCCGGCCAGCGGCCCCGCTACAGCGACCTGGAGTGGGGCCACGAGCTCTACTCCTTCGGCCACCTCATCCAGGCGGGCGTGGCCCGGGCCCGGACGTTCGGCGCCGACGAGCTCGTCGACGTGGCGGTGCGCGCCGCCGACCACGTCTGCGACGTCTTCGGCCCGGACGGCATCGCGAGCGTCTGCGGGCACCCGGAGATCGAGCCGGCCCTGGTGGAGCTCTACCGGGTGACGGGCGAGCGCCGCTACCTGGAGCAGGCCGAGCTCTTCATCGACCGGCGCGGCCGCCGGGTCCTCGCCGACATAGAGTTCGGCCGCTCCTACTTCCAGGACGACGTGCCCGTACGCGCGGCGGAGGTGCTACGGGGGCACGCGGTCCGGGCCACCTACCTGGCGGCGGGAGCGGTCGACGTCGCCGTGGAGACCGGCGACACGGAGCTGCTGGACGCCGTCGCCCGGCAGTGGCGGGCCACGGTGGCGCGCCGCACCTACATCACCGGCGGGATCGGGTCCCGGCACCAGGACGAGGCGTTCGGCGACGACTTCGTGCTGCCGCCCGATCGCGCGTACTCCGAGACCTGCGCGAGCGTCGGCTCGGTGATGCTGTCCTGGCGGCTGCTGCTGGCGCAGGGCGACGCACGCTACGCCGACCTCATCGAACGCATCCTGTTCAACGTCGTCGCCACCTCGCCGTCGGACGACGGCACCCGGTTCTTCTACACCAACACCCTGCACCAGCGCGTGCTTGGCACCGAGCCGGCCGCCGACACCCTGGTACCCCGGGCGTCCTCGACGATGCGCGCGCCCTGGTTCGAGGTGTCCTGCTGCCCCACCAACCTGGCCCGGACCTTCGCCGGCCTCGCCGCCTACGTCGCCACCAGCGACGACGACGGCGTGCAGCTGCACCAGTACGCGGCGGCCCGGGTGCGCACTGCGCTGCCCGACGGCCGGGAGATCGGGTGTGAGATCGAGACCGCGTACCCCGCCGACGGCCGGATCACCGTCCGGATCACCGAGGCGCCGGACACCCCGTGGACGCTCACCCTGCGCGTGCCGCACTGGGCCACCGGCGCGACCCTCGACGGCGCCGCCGTACCCACCGGCCAGGTGCGGGTCCGGCGCCGCTTCTCCCCCGGCGACACCGTCGTGCTCGACCTGCCGGTCCGGCCGCGGTTCACCGCGCCGGACCCCCGCATCGATTCGGTACGCGGATGCGTCGCCGTCGAGCGCGGCCCGGTCGTCCACTGCGTGGAGTCGGTCGACCTGCCGCCGCACGTCCCGCTCGAGGCCCTGCTGCTGGACCCGTCGATCGCACCCGAGGACCGCGACGGCGCGGTCGTCGTCGCGGGCCGGCTCGCGCCACTGCCCGACGGCGAATGGCCGTACGGCACGCCGGCGCCGGAGCCGGGCGCGGAACCGCTGGAGGTCACGCTCCGGCCCTACCACGACTGGGCGAGCCGCGGCCCGTCGACCATGCGCGTGTGGCTGCCCCTTATAAATGCAGGATGA
- a CDS encoding serine hydrolase domain-containing protein has product MTSLPRSTPAAQGVDANGIDAFVAALGRAPNIEPHGLMVLRHGHVVAERWWHPYGPGTPHLLYSLSKAFASTALGFAVAEGLVDLDATVLSYLPEHDARITDPRSRSILVRHVASMTSGHAAETIDEAFGVGDGDLTLGLLLLPPERDPGTFFAYNQPCTNALSAIIERVSGTPLTEFLRPRLFEPLGIGQFGWSLDPVGREQGFSGLHLTTESVAKVGQFYLDGGSWQGKQLLPAEWVAEATRAHVDADKDGSDWGRGYGFQFWRSRHGYRGDGAYGQFMLVLPESDAVVAITSQSPDMEGLLDLAWTHLLPALTAGSGDSAGPAGPWPIEHPELARPAGDGRHMALAEATYRPGPANEIGSLESVRVRPGELVLDEGGELTAALGAPDRWTVTGPLATAYAWSGDRLLIDLIFVETPHRLHLRLDPATGTFAASWRTAPLAPVPLVALRMPH; this is encoded by the coding sequence ATGACCAGCCTTCCCCGGAGCACCCCCGCCGCGCAGGGCGTCGACGCGAACGGCATCGACGCGTTCGTCGCGGCGCTGGGGCGGGCGCCGAACATCGAACCGCACGGCCTCATGGTGCTGCGGCACGGTCACGTGGTCGCCGAGCGCTGGTGGCATCCGTACGGGCCCGGCACGCCGCACCTGCTCTACTCGCTGAGCAAGGCGTTCGCGTCGACCGCACTCGGCTTCGCGGTGGCCGAGGGCCTGGTCGACCTGGACGCCACCGTGCTGTCGTACCTCCCCGAGCACGACGCCCGGATCACCGATCCCCGCTCCCGGTCGATCCTGGTACGCCACGTCGCGTCGATGACCAGCGGCCACGCCGCCGAGACGATCGACGAGGCGTTCGGGGTGGGAGACGGCGACCTCACGCTCGGCCTGCTCCTGCTGCCGCCGGAGCGGGACCCGGGCACGTTCTTCGCCTACAACCAGCCGTGCACGAACGCCCTGTCGGCGATCATCGAGCGGGTGAGCGGCACGCCGCTGACCGAGTTCCTGCGGCCGAGGCTCTTCGAACCGCTGGGCATCGGACAGTTCGGCTGGTCGCTCGATCCGGTCGGCCGTGAACAGGGCTTCTCCGGGCTGCACCTGACGACCGAGTCCGTCGCCAAGGTCGGCCAGTTCTACCTGGACGGCGGCAGCTGGCAGGGCAAGCAGCTGCTGCCGGCCGAGTGGGTCGCCGAGGCCACCCGCGCGCACGTGGACGCCGACAAGGACGGCTCGGACTGGGGCCGGGGGTACGGCTTCCAGTTCTGGCGCAGCCGGCACGGCTACCGCGGCGACGGCGCGTACGGGCAGTTCATGCTGGTCCTGCCGGAGTCCGACGCGGTCGTGGCGATCACGTCGCAGAGCCCGGACATGGAGGGCCTGCTCGACCTGGCCTGGACCCACCTGCTGCCGGCCCTGACCGCCGGCTCCGGAGACTCCGCCGGCCCCGCCGGTCCGTGGCCGATCGAGCACCCGGAGCTGGCCCGCCCGGCCGGCGACGGCCGGCACATGGCACTCGCCGAGGCGACCTACCGTCCGGGCCCGGCCAACGAGATCGGCTCGCTGGAGTCCGTCCGGGTCCGGCCCGGCGAGCTCGTGCTCGACGAGGGCGGTGAGCTGACCGCCGCGCTCGGCGCGCCGGACCGCTGGACCGTCACCGGCCCGCTGGCCACCGCGTACGCCTGGTCCGGCGACCGCCTGCTGATCGACCTGATCTTCGTCGAGACCCCGCACCGGCTGCACCTGAGGTTGGACCCGGCGACCGGCACGTTCGCCGCGTCCTGGCGGACGGCACCCCTGGCCCCCGTCCCCCTCGTCGCACTCCGGATGCCGCACTGA
- a CDS encoding FAD-dependent oxidoreductase yields the protein MRVAIAGAGLGGLCLAQGLVRAGVDVQVYERDAALGARRQGYRLHVDARAGLALEKCLPPPLFRLFLATTGRPGTRVTVLSARLRVLHETPAGPDRDPDDPATLSTSADRGTLREILAAGLDDLIHYGHELAGHERDADGVTLRFADGSTERAGVLVGADGVNSAVRRTLLPGARVVDTGARVIYGKTLLDDAARRLVPPAMHDGFTAITGGHVGLAAGLVEFRRPPPDAAAAIAPEVRLSPAADYLMWAVSARHDRLPVPDPEQAAALHAAACRAIRSWHPDLRALLAMASVEETFLIRVRTSRRLPAWAPSRVTVLGDAIHAMSPARGSGANTALMDAANLCAALTGGADLVAAIGGYEERMRDYGFAAVDASRQAETSGNRGALLRRLFTGPGR from the coding sequence ATGCGGGTGGCGATCGCCGGTGCCGGCCTGGGCGGGCTGTGCCTCGCTCAGGGCCTGGTCCGCGCCGGCGTCGACGTCCAGGTCTACGAGCGGGACGCCGCGCTCGGCGCCCGCCGGCAGGGCTACCGGCTGCACGTCGACGCCCGGGCCGGCCTGGCGCTCGAGAAGTGCCTGCCGCCGCCGCTGTTCCGGCTGTTCCTCGCGACGACGGGCCGGCCGGGCACCAGGGTCACGGTCCTCTCCGCCCGGCTGCGCGTCCTGCACGAGACGCCGGCCGGCCCGGACCGCGACCCGGACGACCCGGCCACGCTCTCCACCTCGGCCGACCGCGGGACGCTCCGCGAGATCCTCGCCGCGGGGCTCGACGACCTGATCCACTACGGCCACGAGCTCGCCGGGCACGAACGGGACGCGGACGGCGTGACGCTGCGCTTCGCGGACGGCTCCACCGAGCGGGCCGGCGTGCTCGTCGGCGCGGACGGCGTGAACTCGGCGGTCCGGCGCACCCTGCTGCCGGGCGCGCGGGTCGTCGACACCGGCGCGCGGGTCATCTACGGCAAGACCCTGCTCGACGACGCGGCACGGCGCCTCGTCCCGCCGGCCATGCACGACGGCTTCACCGCGATCACCGGCGGCCACGTCGGCCTGGCGGCCGGGCTCGTCGAGTTCCGGCGGCCACCGCCCGACGCGGCCGCCGCCATCGCGCCGGAAGTGCGGCTGAGCCCGGCCGCCGACTACCTGATGTGGGCGGTCTCCGCGCGGCACGACCGGCTACCGGTGCCCGACCCGGAGCAGGCCGCGGCGCTGCACGCCGCCGCCTGCCGGGCGATCCGGTCGTGGCATCCCGATCTGCGCGCCCTGCTCGCCATGGCGTCGGTCGAGGAGACGTTCCTCATCCGGGTACGCACCAGTCGCCGGCTGCCGGCCTGGGCGCCGAGCCGGGTGACCGTCCTCGGCGACGCGATACACGCGATGAGCCCGGCCCGCGGTTCCGGCGCGAACACCGCGCTGATGGACGCGGCGAACCTGTGCGCCGCGCTCACCGGCGGCGCCGACCTCGTCGCGGCGATCGGCGGCTACGAGGAGAGGATGCGCGACTACGGCTTCGCCGCGGTCGACGCCTCGCGGCAGGCGGAGACCTCGGGCAACCGCGGCGCGCTGTTGCGCCGGCTGTTCACCGGGCCTGGCCGGTAG
- a CDS encoding ArsR/SmtB family transcription factor — MPDLAAVLSALADPSRRVLLQRLAHGPATAGQLAELLSVSRPATSQHLQVLQAAGLVRATALGRHRWHELAPAPLYLVEQWVRGLADTWAAAPTLDDRAGAPQRTAASRKENNP, encoded by the coding sequence GTGCCCGACCTGGCCGCCGTGCTGAGCGCCCTGGCCGATCCGTCGCGGCGGGTGCTGTTGCAGCGGCTCGCGCACGGGCCGGCCACCGCCGGGCAGCTCGCCGAGCTGCTCAGCGTCAGCCGGCCGGCCACCTCGCAACACCTCCAGGTGCTGCAGGCCGCCGGCCTGGTCCGCGCGACGGCGCTGGGCCGGCACCGGTGGCACGAGCTGGCCCCGGCCCCGCTCTACCTGGTGGAGCAGTGGGTCCGCGGCCTGGCCGACACGTGGGCCGCCGCCCCGACGCTGGACGACCGTGCCGGTGCACCGCAACGCACCGCCGCATCCCGCAAGGAGAACAATCCGTGA
- a CDS encoding VOC family protein, which yields MTQPVTYVELNSPDLPASTAFFRAVFGWEPQPFAAPEYLVAPHGDGPGVDTALLTSRDGQPRAVPVIRVPDLDAATAAVGAHGGTVVVPPFELAGVGRGCYVVDPAGLLLGLHAYDAR from the coding sequence GTGACCCAGCCCGTTACCTACGTCGAGCTGAACTCGCCCGACCTGCCCGCGTCCACCGCCTTCTTCCGCGCCGTGTTCGGCTGGGAACCCCAGCCGTTCGCCGCCCCGGAGTACCTGGTGGCACCGCACGGCGACGGCCCCGGCGTCGACACCGCCCTGCTGACCTCCCGCGACGGGCAACCCCGGGCGGTCCCGGTCATCCGGGTCCCGGACCTCGACGCGGCGACGGCGGCGGTCGGCGCGCACGGCGGCACGGTCGTCGTGCCACCGTTCGAGCTGGCCGGCGTCGGCCGCGGCTGCTACGTCGTCGACCCGGCCGGGCTCCTGCTCGGACTGCACGCCTACGACGCACGCTGA
- a CDS encoding GNAT family N-acetyltransferase: MGLRRAETAELITVRPAAVADVESLVRLRVTNAEAHLALDPETYRVPARDAVLRHFTAMLADGSQRNAVLVAELAGHVVGMVEVLRNPDPPDHQILRPELSAAQIHTVVAEDARDRGAGAALIDAAVTWAADHGITYLSAGIHHRNAGAVRFYGRHGFADYGRLMGRQVTGRVQRAS, from the coding sequence TTGGGACTTCGGCGGGCGGAGACAGCTGAATTGATCACCGTACGACCAGCGGCCGTGGCCGACGTCGAGTCTCTCGTCCGGCTGCGTGTCACCAATGCCGAGGCGCATCTCGCACTCGACCCGGAAACGTATCGCGTGCCGGCCCGGGACGCGGTCCTGCGCCACTTCACGGCGATGCTGGCGGACGGGTCACAGCGAAACGCCGTCCTTGTCGCGGAGTTGGCCGGCCACGTCGTCGGGATGGTCGAGGTGCTGCGCAACCCGGATCCGCCGGACCACCAGATCCTTCGCCCGGAGTTGTCGGCGGCGCAGATCCACACCGTCGTGGCCGAGGACGCCCGGGACCGCGGCGCCGGGGCCGCACTGATCGACGCCGCCGTGACCTGGGCGGCGGACCACGGGATCACCTACCTGTCCGCGGGCATCCACCACCGCAACGCCGGCGCGGTCCGTTTCTACGGCCGGCACGGATTCGCCGATTACGGCCGTCTGATGGGACGGCAGGTGACCGGGCGCGTTCAGCGTGCGTCGTAG
- a CDS encoding YciI family protein has product MEFLCYHRDRPGSEALRQELAEDHWSYMDRYEAELIARGPTFVADDGPPTGSLHIVDLPDPAAARAFAFDEPNYQAGVYRDVLLRRWRNLLGRTMWDFPGGRTGGDRYLVLGLGSGEAADLAVPSCRDDLIAYGPLLSDDGAAWLGTASLVRAPDPDSASAVLTRDRYSDVEVHHWDFGGRRQLN; this is encoded by the coding sequence GTGGAATTCCTGTGCTACCACCGTGACCGGCCGGGCTCCGAGGCGCTGCGTCAGGAGCTGGCGGAGGACCATTGGTCCTACATGGACCGGTACGAGGCGGAGCTGATCGCCCGCGGCCCGACCTTCGTCGCCGACGACGGCCCGCCGACCGGCAGCCTGCACATCGTCGACCTGCCCGATCCCGCCGCCGCCCGCGCGTTCGCCTTCGACGAGCCCAACTACCAGGCCGGCGTGTACCGGGACGTACTGCTGCGCCGGTGGCGCAACCTGCTGGGCCGCACCATGTGGGACTTCCCGGGAGGCCGCACGGGTGGCGACCGGTACCTGGTGCTCGGCCTCGGCTCCGGTGAGGCCGCCGATCTCGCCGTGCCATCCTGCCGGGACGACCTGATCGCGTACGGGCCGCTGCTCTCCGACGACGGTGCGGCGTGGCTGGGGACGGCGTCGCTGGTGCGGGCGCCGGACCCGGACAGCGCAAGCGCCGTTCTGACCCGGGACCGGTACTCCGATGTGGAGGTACACCATTGGGACTTCGGCGGGCGGAGACAGCTGAATTGA
- a CDS encoding HEAT repeat domain-containing protein, which produces MRTVDLDAGLGDAADHDAFEAALTGAVGAGAPGERALLAALAATSDEERFCGLVAALGEADGPDGSAVLGDIALRPGMSAAVRLCALIALAKRAGVAATDVYARALADPDDEVRGDALLALASAGDDRAQPAVLAELRRRLEVRSRIPLFDMDERALSFQSKILSAVCYLGRHAAGDEARQRAVTGVVRPRWDRLYGAEQRWLTTYWPACDPARPAAFNQLDPTWLADWVSWPLFNALFEW; this is translated from the coding sequence GTGCGGACGGTGGACCTCGACGCCGGGCTCGGTGACGCCGCCGACCACGACGCGTTCGAGGCGGCGCTCACGGGCGCCGTCGGCGCGGGCGCGCCCGGTGAGCGCGCCCTGCTGGCCGCCCTCGCGGCGACCTCGGACGAGGAACGCTTCTGCGGCCTGGTCGCCGCGCTCGGCGAGGCGGACGGGCCGGACGGGTCCGCGGTTCTGGGCGACATCGCCCTGCGGCCCGGCATGTCGGCGGCCGTGCGCCTCTGCGCGCTCATCGCCCTCGCGAAGCGGGCGGGCGTCGCGGCCACCGACGTGTACGCGCGTGCCCTCGCCGACCCCGACGACGAGGTCCGGGGCGACGCGCTGCTGGCGCTGGCCAGCGCCGGCGACGACCGGGCACAGCCGGCGGTCCTGGCGGAGCTGCGGCGCCGCCTGGAGGTCCGCTCCCGAATTCCGCTTTTCGACATGGACGAGCGCGCCTTGTCCTTCCAGTCGAAGATCCTCTCGGCCGTCTGCTATCTCGGCCGCCACGCGGCCGGCGACGAGGCACGGCAGCGGGCCGTGACCGGGGTGGTCCGGCCGCGCTGGGATCGCCTGTACGGTGCGGAGCAACGCTGGCTGACCACGTACTGGCCCGCCTGCGACCCGGCGCGCCCGGCCGCCTTCAACCAGCTGGACCCGACGTGGCTGGCCGACTGGGTCAGCTGGCCACTGTTCAACGCACTCTTCGAGTGGTGA
- a CDS encoding cupin gives MHYLSTGASTGGLFGLYRWECGPGVTGPDPHFHRLITESFYILAGTMRIYDGSRWIPAPAGGIHGFKNESGQPASMLLHFSPGAPREGYFEGLVGVAGLTEEERAAFYLEHDNNWLR, from the coding sequence GTGCACTACCTGTCCACCGGCGCCTCGACCGGCGGGCTGTTCGGGCTGTACCGGTGGGAGTGCGGGCCGGGCGTGACCGGGCCGGACCCCCACTTCCACCGCTTGATCACCGAGTCGTTCTACATCCTGGCCGGCACCATGCGCATCTACGACGGCAGCCGCTGGATTCCCGCCCCGGCCGGCGGGATACACGGGTTCAAGAACGAGTCCGGGCAGCCGGCCTCGATGCTGCTGCACTTCTCGCCGGGTGCGCCGCGCGAGGGGTACTTCGAGGGCCTGGTCGGTGTCGCGGGGCTGACCGAGGAGGAACGCGCCGCGTTCTACCTGGAGCACGACAACAACTGGCTACGCTGA
- a CDS encoding ArsC/Spx/MgsR family protein produces the protein MEIWINPECSKCRSAVTILDAEQADYTVRYYLEQPPTVEELNEVLAHLEMEPWHIARLGEPLAEQLGLAGWPRADADRDRWIAALAAHPVLIQRPIITADDTASIARSPEAVRAALGRDDASA, from the coding sequence ATGGAGATCTGGATCAACCCCGAGTGCTCGAAGTGCCGGAGCGCCGTGACGATCCTCGACGCCGAGCAGGCCGACTACACCGTCCGGTACTACCTGGAGCAGCCGCCGACCGTCGAGGAGCTCAACGAGGTCCTCGCCCACCTCGAGATGGAGCCCTGGCACATCGCGCGGCTGGGCGAACCGCTCGCCGAGCAGCTCGGCCTCGCCGGCTGGCCGCGCGCGGACGCCGACCGCGACCGTTGGATCGCCGCCCTCGCCGCGCACCCGGTCCTGATCCAGCGCCCGATCATCACGGCGGACGACACCGCGTCCATCGCCCGCTCACCCGAGGCCGTCCGCGCCGCACTCGGGCGGGACGACGCGTCAGCGTAG
- a CDS encoding ATP-binding protein, translating into MPVQIYVLGNTVIMVAFAAIAIAIAVPIARAGQLRTNRLATATALIFFCAALQALLSAAGSSGSLWPSAIGTLFTACAGLYYWALRRGHRGGALYPDPGGQHLLDAAGARERAAQDAADRHRATLAAVVEHSEEAIIGTDLDMTITAWNGGAERLFGHTAAEALGRRLSMIADAVNRRDQQEVAARLARGERVQYDARRVHKDGTPLDVSVSATPVTDSHGSIIGFAFVGRDIRSAKAAAERRRLIEERTHQAQRMESLGKLAGGVAHDFNNILAIIVNYTAFAAEQSEGNPGVQADLENVRRAADRAISLTHQLLVFTRGDTIQPHDMDLNASIDEVEAMLRRTIGEHIQLITKDSPAPLTIHADPGQIQQILLNLSLNARDAMPGGGTLVIEAGIATLDEHQIHTQPPLGAGTYARLLVCDTGEGMAPEVARHIFEPFYTTKPHGRGTGLGLATVYGVVTEAGGGINVYSEPGVGTTFRVYLPLVTEPAAGAATPASTAAVPRGQGETVLVVEDEPALGRIVARILTEGGYQVQLAVSGPEALTLDEQEGCDMVLTDVIMPEMSGPRLVELLGQRHPGLPVLFMSGYSDGLLGSQNVLDPDIAFIEKPFTADGLLRAVDAALHAARRALLEESAAETADTSTEDRWRSGSTPSARSAGAP; encoded by the coding sequence GTGCCGGTCCAGATCTACGTACTCGGCAATACGGTCATCATGGTGGCGTTCGCGGCGATCGCGATCGCCATCGCGGTGCCGATCGCCCGGGCGGGACAGCTGCGCACGAACCGGCTGGCCACGGCCACAGCCTTGATCTTCTTCTGTGCCGCGCTCCAGGCTTTGCTGTCGGCCGCCGGGTCGTCCGGCAGTCTGTGGCCCTCGGCCATCGGGACCCTGTTCACGGCGTGCGCCGGCCTCTACTACTGGGCCCTGCGACGCGGCCACCGTGGCGGCGCGCTGTACCCCGATCCGGGCGGCCAGCACCTCCTCGACGCGGCCGGTGCCCGCGAACGCGCCGCTCAGGACGCGGCGGACCGTCACCGCGCCACGCTCGCGGCCGTCGTCGAACACAGCGAAGAAGCCATCATCGGTACCGACCTCGACATGACGATCACCGCCTGGAACGGCGGCGCCGAGCGGCTCTTCGGGCACACCGCGGCCGAGGCGCTGGGCCGCCGGCTCTCGATGATCGCCGACGCCGTCAACCGGCGCGACCAGCAGGAGGTCGCCGCCCGGCTCGCCAGGGGCGAACGCGTGCAGTACGACGCCAGGCGGGTGCACAAGGACGGCACGCCGCTCGACGTCTCCGTCAGCGCCACACCGGTCACGGACAGCCACGGCAGCATCATCGGTTTCGCGTTCGTCGGCCGCGACATCCGGTCCGCGAAGGCCGCGGCGGAGCGCCGGCGGCTCATCGAGGAGCGGACCCACCAGGCCCAGCGCATGGAGAGCCTCGGCAAGCTCGCCGGTGGCGTCGCACACGACTTCAACAACATCCTCGCCATCATCGTCAACTACACCGCGTTCGCCGCCGAGCAGAGCGAGGGCAACCCCGGCGTGCAGGCCGACCTGGAGAACGTGCGGCGGGCGGCCGACCGGGCCATCAGCCTGACCCACCAGCTGCTCGTCTTCACCCGCGGCGACACCATCCAGCCGCACGACATGGACCTCAACGCGTCCATCGACGAGGTGGAGGCCATGCTGCGGCGCACCATCGGCGAACACATCCAGCTGATCACCAAGGACTCACCGGCACCGCTCACCATCCACGCCGACCCCGGCCAGATCCAGCAGATCCTGCTGAACCTCAGCCTCAACGCCCGCGACGCGATGCCCGGCGGCGGCACCCTGGTGATCGAGGCCGGCATCGCCACCCTGGACGAGCACCAGATACACACGCAGCCCCCGCTCGGCGCGGGAACGTACGCGCGGCTCCTGGTCTGCGACACCGGCGAGGGCATGGCACCCGAGGTCGCCCGGCACATCTTCGAGCCGTTCTACACCACGAAACCGCACGGCCGGGGAACCGGGCTCGGCCTGGCCACCGTGTACGGCGTGGTCACCGAGGCGGGCGGGGGCATCAACGTCTACTCGGAGCCGGGTGTCGGCACCACCTTCCGGGTGTACCTCCCGCTGGTCACGGAACCCGCCGCCGGCGCCGCCACGCCCGCGTCGACGGCGGCCGTACCCCGCGGACAGGGTGAGACCGTCCTGGTCGTCGAGGACGAACCGGCGCTGGGACGCATCGTCGCCCGCATCCTCACCGAGGGCGGATACCAGGTCCAGCTGGCGGTGAGCGGACCGGAGGCGCTCACCCTCGACGAACAAGAGGGCTGCGACATGGTCCTGACCGACGTCATCATGCCGGAGATGTCCGGGCCGCGGCTCGTCGAACTGCTCGGGCAGCGCCATCCCGGCCTGCCCGTCCTCTTCATGTCCGGCTACAGCGACGGCCTGCTCGGCAGCCAGAACGTCCTCGACCCGGACATCGCCTTCATTGAGAAGCCCTTCACCGCCGACGGCCTGCTGCGCGCGGTCGACGCCGCCCTGCACGCCGCGCGACGGGCTCTTCTGGAAGAGTCGGCGGCCGAAACCGCGGACACGTCAACGGAGGACCGATGGAGATCTGGATCAACCCCGAGTGCTCGAAGTGCCGGAGCGCCGTGA